A stretch of the Lycium ferocissimum isolate CSIRO_LF1 unplaced genomic scaffold, AGI_CSIRO_Lferr_CH_V1 ctg1793, whole genome shotgun sequence genome encodes the following:
- the LOC132042791 gene encoding E3 ubiquitin-protein ligase ORTHRUS 2-like isoform X4, whose translation MASINPLPIDGEGVCMLCKETPSREKTVTCITCVMPWHMNCLENPPVTLTSVVNFKCPYCAGVGLGGASLGGELVAKIREIEADISMTEEEKSRKRQDIVSGKQLQINENENENEEAEDEERDVLALLGESIKCPFCYMLPDRPVTTSCGHNFCLKCFKKWIGQGKETCVKCRSQISRQMINQPLINSALVTAIRMAKESRKNNAPRRPQAAYPQANQEDRPDNPFIREGAAKRAGMANASSGRIFVAIPSDHFGPILAENDPERNQGILVGDSWTHRLNCRQWGVHWPHVAGIAGQAKYGAQSVVLSGGYEDDEDHGEWFLYTGSGGRDLSGNKRTNKDQSFDQLYTNSNEALRVSCKQGYPVRVVRSHKEKRSSYAPQEGLRYDGVYRIDKCWRKLGKQGYKMCRYLFVRCDNEPAPWTSDGHGDKPRPLPEIPELEEALDIFERTDTPSWDYDDGEDKWKWKKPPPPSQQRVIEGSPKDGKRARKTPKKLSLKQTLLKGFSCVLCKNVLTQPVTTLCAHNFCKGCLEEAFKGQAFVKERECHNGRKLRSKKNFMKCPSCSLDISEFLQNPQVNRELEDAIGKLQEEFHESDNDKEDVK comes from the exons ATGGCATCCATCAATCCACTCCCGATTGATGGCGAAGGTGTTTGCATGCTATGCAAGGAAACGCCATCTCGAGAAAAAACAGTCACCTGCATCACGTGTGTCATGCCGTGGCACATGAATTGCCTGGAAAATCCGCCTGTTACGTTAACGTCCGTCGTTAATTTCAAATGCCCCTACTGTGCCGGGGTGGGTCTCGGAGGGGCATCTCTAGGCGGAGAACTAGTGGCGAAGATTCGGGAGATCGAAGCGGATATCTCGATGACGGAAGAAGAAAAATCGAGAAAGAGACAAGATATCGTCAGTGGGAAACAACTGCAGATTAATGAGAATGAGAATGAGAATGAAGAGGCAGAGGATGAAGAAAGAGATGTGTTGGCTCTGCTTGGTGAAAGCATCAAATGCCCCTTTTGCTATATGCTTCCAGATAGGCCCGTCACg ACATCCTGTGGCCATAACTTTTGCTTAAAGTGCTTCAAAAAATGGATTGGTCAAGGTAAGGAGACGTGTGTCAAGTGTCGCAGTCAAATTAGTCGCCAAATGATTAATCAACCACTTATAAACTCGGCATTAGTGACAGCCATAAGAATGGCCAAGGAATCTAGAAAGAATAATGCCCCTAGAAGGCCTCAAGCAGCCTATCCTCAG GCGAATCAGGAAGACCGCCCTGATAACCCGTTTATTAGGGAAGGAGCAGCTAAAAGAGCTGGAATGGCTAATGCATCAAGCGGGAGGATATTCGTGGCCATCCCTTCAGATCATTTTGGGCCAATATTGGCGGAGAATGATCCGGAGAGAAATCAAGGTATTTTGGTCGGGGACTCATGGACGCATCGTTTGAATTGCAGGCAATGGGGTGTGCATTGGCCCCATGTTGCCGGAATTGCAGGACAAGCAAAATATGGTGCACAATCCGTGGTGCTCTCAGGTGGCTATGAAGATGACGAGGACCACGGAGAATGGTTTCTCTACACAGGAAG cgGAGGAAGGGATCTAAGTGGCAACAAAAGGACGAATAAAGATCAATCATTTGATCAATTATACACCAATTCCAACGAAGCTTTGAGAGTCAGTTGCAAACAAGGCTATCCAGTTCGTGTTGTTAG ATCCCACAAAGAAAAGCGTTCATCCTATGCCCCTCAAGAGGGTCTTCGTTATGATGGTGTTTACAGGATAGACAAGTGTTGGAGGAAACTGGGGAAACA GGGGTACAAGATGTGTAGGTACTTATTTGTGAGATGTGACAATGAACCTGCTCCATGGACGAG TGATGGGCATGGGGATAAGCCTCGGCCCTTGCCAGAAATTCCTGAACTTGAAGAGGCACTTGACATTTTTGAGAGGACTGACACTCCTTCATGGGattatgat GATGGAGAAGAcaagtggaagtggaagaagCCACCACCGCCCAGCCAGCAGAGAGTAATTGAAGGAAGTCCAAAGGATGGGAAGAGAGCTAGGAAGACACCAAAGAAATTATCTTTGAAGCAGACACTCTTAAAAG GGTTCAGCTGTGTACTTTGCAAGAATGTGTTGACTCAACCGGTGACCACGCTCTGCGCTCATAACTTTTGCAAAGGTTGCCTTGAGGAAGCATTTAAAGGACAAGCGTTTGTAAAGGAAAGGGAATGTCATAATGGGCGAAAACTTCGCTCAAAGAAGAATTTTATGAAATGCCCCTCCTGCTCACTTGATATCTCTGAATTTTTGCAGAATCCTCAG GTTAATAGAGAGCTGGAGGATGCCATAGGGAAACTACAAGAGGAATTTCATGAAAGTGACAATGATAAAGAAGATGTAAAGTAA